The window gggttggggcgcctgggtggctcagccggtcaggcatccgacttcggctcaggtcatgatctcgcagtctgtgagttcgagcccgcgtcgggctctgtgcagacagcttgctttggattctgtgtctccctctctctctgctcctctctcactcgtgctgtctctttctccttcaaaaataaataaaaacataaaaaaaaaattaaaacaagacaaaaaacaggCCCGGGTTTGGAGCAAGATCAGGAAGGTAGCAGAACGTGGGAGCCATTCATTTAATTCACAgatctttactgagcacctgttgtGTTACTAGGTCGTATGGCTAATGTTTTGGGCTCTAACTCCCCAGGTCAAGCTATTCCCCTAAACTTctcttgatctcagagctcaTCTCGAACTCTCCTTATCTTTTCCAGATCTACAGCTCCATTACACACCTGTGGCATCAGACTCCAACGCTTGAGCTAAGAATGGAAATCTCCGAGGGCAGCCATTGTGATTTATTCAGCCCCCTGTGCATTGAATTGATACATTAGAATGATCTCTGGTGCCTGGTAGGCACTCCAGCTGTTTTCTGGTTAATGTGCAAGTAACCAAGCACTGCCCTCTTGTGGacccttcctatttttttctacaCAATCCTGTAAAATCCATCTTCTAATGTGATCTCTTGGATAAAGTCttcatgtatgtttttaattactaaagattatttttataattactgaCTCTTCCTTCTGCAAACATGGCCTTCAACCCCTTGCTCCCTCACCGCAGTTCTTGGCTTCAACTTCTCCGCTGAGGGTCTCCCCACTTGCCACCGTCTCTCTTCACACACCAGCTGttcctccctcctgcttcctctcccacAGTGCGGGCCTGGGCtttcccacccctgctccccggCGGGGGGGCCCACgcagtttggtttcatttcccCCAATCCCTGTATCACCCACGTATGTTCCAGTGAGAGTCTGGGCTCCTTGCTTTTCttgatactgtttttattattaaaacccctagttcttgtttttgcttctttcaaTGAAGAACGTGTCTTCATTAGTCCCGTCTGCAGAGGCCTGCGACAGGGTCACACGGTGTTGGAGGAAGTGGGTTTGGTGTCTGAATCTCCGTCTGTCTGAGCTCGCCAGCACTTTCATGGAGGGCAGGAGCAGGAACCAGGGCAGAGTTGTGGCAGGcttggtctgccaagtttctccaCCCCCCATTTTCAGTCCCTTTGTCCCCATATCCTCTGGCCAGCAGGGCGTGTATGTGGCGGCCCACACTACCCATTGCACAGGTGTCTGGGTTCTGTCCTGGGTGCAGACAGGCCCTATCCCGGGTCCTCCTCCGAGCTCTCACTCCACCTGCTTGGCCTAGTTTTCCAGCATCTGCTCACAGGTTCGGGCCACATCACTGAGCTTGAGGCGAGCGTAGTCCACTCGCTTCAGGGCCATCTGACAGTCCTTCCTCGAAGAGTAGCTGGAACCCTCATGGGGCTGCCCCGTGGCCACCTAGGGGACATTCACATTGATCGGTGAagcaccccttcccttccccatctccccacccaagcATCCGGTCTCctgtatcattttcttccttgagTGTGAATCCATTATGGCACATGGGCGGTGGCTGGGTGACCTCGGGtaaatcacttaacttcttttaacctcatctgtaaaatgtgggtaaCAACAACTACTCCCTAGAGCTGTTGTAGGAATAGATAATGCAGCGTCTGGCATGCTGCAAAATCTTAGCAAATGGTTGTTGCTGTTGTAATGACTTCAGAACCCTCTCGACCctgtcccttttctccacgtaACCACTTCAAACCCACGAGGTCAGGTCAAGTTTCTAAGTGCAAAGTCCTGTGGGTTTGGCATTGTTTACAAGTCCTTGGGAATTCCCTGTCCCAGTAGCTCATGTGATGCAGAGCAGTGAGGCAGGCGGGCCTGCCTTCAGGACTTTCTTTTTAGAAGGAGAAGCCAGCCCTGGAGAGGGGAGGTTCTGCCAAGGGTCATCCGGCTGGGTCGTGGGTGGTGCCAGTGTGGACGGCCAAGTCCCGTCTGGCTCCAAAGGTCAACGATCCCCGAAGGCTAACGCTTAGGCGGAGGGCCAGGCGGGCGCGCAGGACCTCCCAGCACACACACCTGGGTGAGGTAGCGGATCTGAGCCGACAGCTCCGCTTCCACGTGTTGCACCGACGCCGTGAAGGCCGCCGCCTGCCGGTCCAAGAGCCGCTCGTTGCTTTTCTCCTTGGACAATTCCAGGATCACGGTACCTGCGGGGCGGAGAGAGGGCGGGGCTGGCCGGGTGCTGCCCCGCCCCGGGACCCGCCCCGGGACCCGCCCCGCAGCGCGAGCACTCGGGCTCCCTCCCGTCCCCACTGCCTGGCGGCGGGCGGTGCCAGTACCGCCGTCGCGTCCCGAACCTGCATTCTGGAGGATGGCGCCGATTTCCCGCTCGATGTCTTCCAGGGCCCGCAGCCTCTCGTTCGCCAGGCTGTAGGTCGCCATGGTCACTCCGGGACTCCTCCGCGGGGTTTTCTTCTTCGGCGAAACTCGACGCTCGAGCCCGGAAGTGGCTGTCAGCTTGCGCCTGCGCAGGTCGCTCTCTAGCTGAGACTACAATTCCCAGGATGCTCAGCGCAGCCTCGCCTTGCTGGGGCGGGGGTAGTCACCCGGTGAACTACAACTCCCAGGGCGCCGTGCGCACGCCCCGGTctgcgccgccgccgccacctcgCGACCACCTGTGGTAAGAGGCGGTGGTGAAACATTTCATTCCTTGGACTGAGGTCATTCAGACCTGTCCTCTTTCGCGACACTGCCCTGGGGTATCTATTTGATTTCTTCTATGAGAATTTATCGCGCGTCTGCTGGTGCCGGGTGGCGATGGCGGCAGCTCTGGGGTGTCCCTCCGGACTGGACGGCCGTGGGCTCCGTCGGCGTCCGGCGAGGCCggggcagagcctgacttggtGAGTGTTGCGTTGTTCGTCCTAGCGCTTCCTCCTGGGCTGCAGCCCCACTGAAGCACAGGCTTGGCAATCTCAGCCTTTCCCTCTTTCCGCTTCCCTATTACGCGGTGGGGTCTGGGGGTCCGGAGGTGAAGGGGATGGAGTCCCACGTGACAGTGAGGTCGATGTTTGCCGAGAGGCACGCTCAGGGTGCACCTTCGGGAGCACAGAGCGAGGATTTGGGGATGCAGCCTTGCCAGAATCGGGTCTTAGGGGTTAATTAACCCGGTGACCGGGAGGTTGGATGGAAAAGGGGATCAGCGCGGCAGGTGCATGGTGCTGAGAAGGGGCCTGCCCGGCCCAGCCCGAGTACAGCAAGGCGTTCGGCCCGGCCCCAGTGAGTGGAGTGTGGCAGCGGCCAGACTGAAGTGCGAGCCGGATCAGGAGAAGGCGGCTTGCAGGCTGAGTAATTTGGACTTTGTTCTGAAAGCACTTGAGAGCCCTTAAAGGATCTCCGAGAAGTGGATTATGACCAGGTTTACCTTTTTTGGAAAGATCCGCCTCGACGGCCTATGGAAGGTTGAGAATGAAGCCAGTTCACACGGGGTTAGCAAATGGAGACTTTCAGATCAACTCGGGGATCCGGCATTCAACTCCACTCCTTTTTAAAATCCTAAGGAAATAACAAGGAGGATCGTATTAaggggtcaaagagagaggggaactaATTGCAAAACTTTAGATAGAAGCTGGAAAACAGAGGATAAGTGGTAACCGATTTAGTAGTGAAGTGGTAATTAAGCCGGCAgtaaagaaaacccaaaagcaaCTTGATTCACtctttttagtaaattttttaatgtttgtttatttttgagagagagacagagtgcgagttggggaggggcagagagagagagagagacagaatctgaagcaggctccaggctctgggatgtcagcgcagagccccacgcacaggaaccttgagatcatgacttgagcagaagtcggacgcttaaccgaccgagccatccaggcaccccaatgtttatttttttgagagggagagagagagagagcgagcatgagcaggggaggggcagaggggggggggacacagaggatccaaagtgggctctgagctgtcagcacagggcctgacacggggctggaactcatgaaccgcgagatcatgacctgagcagaagtcagacgctttaccgactgagccacccaggcgccctgcaactTGATTCACTCTTAAATTAATGCACAACTGGGGTAGAGGTGATACTAAAGTGAAGCGGGTTATTTGAGGTAGttaggacccccacccccacctcgtgACCAGTCTTTTCCTTACTGCATACATCTCTGCAGCTACTCAGCCCCATCCCGTTACTGGAGGTTTCTTTGTTGAAGATGGAAACAGAGGGTCTTTGGTTCTGGAAGGCGCCCAGGGCACAGTTGTATTGAAAAACAAGATctggggcgcctgcctggctcatttggaagagcgCACGATTCTTGATCTCTGGGtagagagtttgagccccatgttgggtgtagagattacttaaatggagaagtgtaaaaaaaaaaaaacttaaaaaaaattaaaacaaaacaaaacaaggaaagtgAAAATAAGTGAAGGTTTATGTACTGAGCTGTTCCGATCTGGGATTCTGTCCTCCAGCTGCGCTAGGATAGAGGCTAAGAATGCAATGACACAACAAAACAGAACTTCCTTTTTCCCCAGAGAACGGTCCAGTGTGGGTAGTTCAGCACACTCCACGGATCATCCGAAGATCAAGGCCAGCCCTGCAACTCTGCCACTGTGTATCCCACAGTGTGGTCTGCAGGCCAGCAGTGCTGATGGCGTTGTTAGGAATGCAGATCTCAGGCCCAAccacagagttttgttttgttttgttttgttttgagagacagtgcgagcaggggaggggcagagagagagggagcacagaatccgaagcaggctccaggctccgagctgtcagcacagagcctgatgtggggcttgaactcatggaccgtgagatcatgacctaagccaaagtcagatgctcaaccgactgagccacccaggcgcccccccccaattttttttttttttttttggtaagtttatttacttattttgagagggagacagggagagagagagaatcccaagcaggctctgcatcaccagcacagagcccgaggtggggctcgaacccacaaaccgtgaaatcatgacttgagtcaagaccaagagttggacactcaactgactgagccgcccgggcaccctccccctgcccctccccaaccacaGAACTTCAGAATCAGTATCTGTGTTTGAAGGTGCTCAGGGGATGTGTGTGCACAGTGACGTCCGAGGAGCCCTGCTGCTCTGGGGCATCGCCATCTGCCCTGTCACAACTGGGCTGCTGATGTCCCTGGGTCGTAGCCGGCAGCGAGGGGCaaggagaagtggggaggggggtgcaccTGGCTCAGGGGTCTGACTAGGAAGTAGCCCAGATCGTTTCTACTCACATTCCACTGAAGAAGACAGTCAGACGGCCTCACCCGGCTCCTGGATTCTAGGAAATCCAGTCCTTCCCCAGGTGGCCAGCTACCGTTCTCGAACATGTTAGGGGAGTCGTGGGCCTCACAACAGCCAGAATGAAGATGGAATAAAGACCTTAAGGTCTCAAAGTTCTCTACCCAGTTCCCTTTCTCAGGAGGTATTTAGAAGAAGACGTGGAAGAGGAAGATACGGGCTCCAGGTCGTGGGGAAGGCCTTCAACACTGGAGAGGCGCAAACAGGAACACCAGCTGAGGGGAAGTCCAGGGTGACGGGCATGGAGAATGGCCCGCTCAGCCCGGAGCAGGTGAAGGAGGCTTCTGGAAGGCTGTCTTCATGGAGGGGGAAGAGACAAGcgtctgttttgttttgcacgTCCTGAGAGGATATATAGACTTTTGGGGGGAGAGTACAGGGCAGCCTTAGTGATGAATTCAGAGAAAAAGCAGATTCTTGAAACGATAGTTATTCAGGGGAAACAAGAAGAGAGAGATCATCGATATCCCGCGCGTGACAACTGTAGATGACGGATGTGTGAGCATAACAATGGAAATATTGAGTATTGacccaaccacccccccccctgccccccgagTATGGGATGCCCGGGCAGGATGGCAGGATGGCGAGGGTTCcccggcgggggggaggggcagacgggaGCTCAGTCTTCACCTCGTGTGCTGGGACGCCGGTAGGGGATGCTTACAAATCAAGAAGTAGCAACAGAAGCACATTGTTTGGAGATCTGGAGGTGAATACCGAAAGAAACATCCGAAGGGGGTGCAAGCGGTTGCCTGTGAGGAGAAAGGAGCCGGAGAGGGAAGGGGTATAGGCCTTGTTGCACCCGACTTCCTAAGCCGTGTGCACATATAACTTGGAACATAACAGCGCAGTGAAAGTGAAATGGTAAGGAGGAAATGACTAGGGATTTGCTTCGTGTGGAAGAGTGTCTTTTCTCCggtgtccttccttccttgaatAGAAGCGACTTGCGAGGGTTTACGGACCTTGGAGGAAGAACCAGTAGAGAGGGGCAGCGGttgaagttgggggggggggtggtttgatGAATCAGGGTCTCAGAGGACTTGGGAGGGGAGAGATCTGAGCACAGGGGGAGGGATGAGCTTTGGACAGGAGAAGGCAGCTTGACCTTGGCTGTACAGAGAATGGGGATCGATGTCCGTGTTCGTGGGGAGGAGGCGGGAAATTGAAATCATTCGTCCCCGTTAGCCTCATCTCCGTGAACAACCGAAGGTTGTTCGCTATGAGCGTGAGGAAGGTTTGGAATGTAGTGAGTGGGACTCAAGCCCGAGAGGGAGGTGACCAGGAACACGGAGAGGGATGAAGGGTCATCAGGAATTGAGGGCCCGGCCAAGGTTAGAGACCATAAACTGGCAGTGGCCCCAAATGTGTACCCAGTGCCCCGCAGTGTTGGTACGTAGCATGTGTtaaaaagcatttgttgaatgaatgagtgaatgaatgaatgcatgtggttgtgtgatttttctctggCAGCGCTCCCTGGCCCTGTGTTGGAGCGGGGCGCTCAGGGTGGCGGGTGGACAGAGCCGGGGGCTGGGTGGGAGCGGGTGTTGAGAGCAGGTGTTTGAAAGAGGTTGAGGGTGCTGATGAGATCCGGTTGGTATCGTGGGCTCCAAGTTCAATCTGGAAAGAAAAGCTCCAATTGCAAGGGAGCAGAAGGGCCAAGAGCTTTGcgacaaaaaaacccaagaagcCATTAAGAagtgaattattaaaaatgtcagaagcaggggtacctgggtgactcagttggttgagcatctggctcttgatttgggctcaggtcacgatcccagggtcctgggattgagccccgtgtcgggctccgcgctgagtgtggattctctctgcctctgcccctctcccctgcttgctctctctctctctctctctctcactcaaataacaataaaatatcagAAGCAAAATACTTTGAAACTAGAGGCGATGACCGCACAACATTGTGAGTGCACTAAATGCCACCGAACTGTATACTTTACAATGGTTGCTTGGTTGGTAGAACCCAAAAGACGCTCACCTTCTTTGACCCAGCAAGTCTGCTTTTAAGAAgttgtcctggggcgcctgggtggctcagtcggtcgagcgtccgacttcggctcgggtcacgatctcgtggtccgtgggttcgagccccgcatcgggctctgtgccgacagctcggagcctggagcccgcttcggattctgtgtctccctctctctctgcccctcccccactggtgctctgtctccctctgtgtcttgaaaacaaataaacattaaaaaaaaaaaaaaaa of the Neofelis nebulosa isolate mNeoNeb1 chromosome 16, mNeoNeb1.pri, whole genome shotgun sequence genome contains:
- the MED11 gene encoding mediator of RNA polymerase II transcription subunit 11 → MATYSLANERLRALEDIEREIGAILQNAGTVILELSKEKSNERLLDRQAAAFTASVQHVEAELSAQIRYLTQVATGQPHEGSSYSSRKDCQMALKRVDYARLKLSDVARTCEQMLEN